A genomic segment from Hyalangium gracile encodes:
- the dbpA gene encoding ATP-dependent RNA helicase DbpA — MDFASLPLSPPLLQVLQELEFQTVTPIQAQSIPVLLQGRDLIGQAQTGSGKTAAFALPILQKIQLARRRVQALVLCPTRELCAQVAGEIRRLGRRLPGLQVLVLAGGQPIRPQVNALEKGAHIAVGTPGRVMDLLDREVLETGQLATVVLDEADRMLDMGFREDMERILGATPPSRQTVLFSATFPPTIEEMSRAFQKNPTRVTVVEAEAPPDIQQLRYPCEPEQKTSLLLRILRQYQPGSAIVFCNQKATVVELTQALGEAGVSAAGLQGDLEQSERDRVMARFRNQSIRVLVATDVAGRGIDVEALDAVINYDMPFQPEPYVHRIGRTGRAGRTGLAISLVTPRDERKVEDIVQATGVKLEPGSVEALPPMDAAGRMPLESPWETLLISAGRKDKMRPGDILGALTGEAGGLNASDVGKIEIQDRQAYVAVSKRVVRVALKALQAGRIKGRKHWIEWVK; from the coding sequence ATGGACTTCGCCTCGCTTCCGCTCTCTCCGCCGCTGCTCCAGGTCCTCCAGGAACTGGAGTTCCAGACTGTCACGCCCATCCAGGCCCAGAGCATCCCGGTGCTCCTGCAGGGGCGAGACCTCATCGGTCAGGCGCAGACAGGCAGCGGGAAGACCGCCGCCTTCGCGCTGCCCATCCTCCAGAAGATCCAGCTCGCTCGGCGGCGCGTCCAGGCGCTCGTGCTGTGCCCGACCCGCGAGCTGTGCGCCCAGGTGGCCGGAGAGATCCGCCGCCTCGGCCGGAGACTGCCCGGACTCCAGGTGCTCGTGCTCGCGGGAGGCCAGCCCATCCGGCCCCAGGTGAACGCGCTCGAGAAGGGCGCCCACATCGCCGTCGGAACTCCGGGCCGCGTCATGGACCTCCTCGACAGGGAGGTGCTCGAGACAGGTCAGCTCGCCACCGTGGTGCTGGATGAGGCCGACCGCATGCTCGACATGGGCTTCCGGGAGGACATGGAGCGCATCCTCGGGGCCACGCCTCCCTCGCGTCAGACGGTGCTCTTCTCGGCCACGTTCCCTCCAACCATCGAGGAGATGAGCCGGGCGTTCCAGAAGAATCCCACGCGCGTGACGGTCGTCGAGGCCGAGGCGCCGCCCGACATCCAGCAGCTGCGCTACCCGTGCGAGCCCGAGCAGAAGACGTCGCTCCTGCTGCGCATCCTGCGGCAGTACCAGCCGGGCTCCGCCATCGTGTTCTGCAACCAGAAGGCGACCGTCGTCGAGCTGACGCAGGCGCTCGGCGAGGCGGGCGTGAGCGCGGCGGGCCTCCAGGGAGACCTGGAGCAGAGCGAGCGCGACCGCGTCATGGCCAGGTTCCGCAATCAGAGCATCCGGGTCCTCGTCGCCACCGACGTGGCGGGGCGCGGCATCGACGTCGAGGCCCTGGATGCGGTCATCAACTACGACATGCCGTTCCAGCCCGAGCCCTACGTGCACCGCATCGGCCGCACGGGGCGCGCCGGGAGGACGGGCCTGGCCATCTCCCTCGTCACCCCGCGAGACGAGCGCAAGGTCGAGGACATCGTGCAGGCCACCGGCGTGAAGCTGGAGCCCGGCAGCGTGGAGGCGCTCCCTCCGATGGATGCGGCGGGCCGGATGCCGCTCGAGTCGCCCTGGGAGACGCTCCTCATCTCCGCCGGCCGCAAGGACAAGATGCGGCCGGGTGACATCCTCGGCGCCCTGACGGGCGAGGCTGGCGGACTGAACGCCTCGGACGTCGGCAAGATCGAGATCCAGGACCGCCAGGCCTACGTCGCCGTCTCCAAGCGCGTGGTGCGCGTGGCGCTCAAGGCGCTCCAGGCCGGCCGCATCAAGGGCCGCAAGCACTGGATCGAGTGGGTGAAGTAG
- a CDS encoding discoidin domain-containing protein → MKMSCVLMLFVLGGSALAAEPPRLQALTATSGTGVELLLDGDPATFWRPAGDPGDEGVFLWLDKPAALEGIALHPCPGSPELRIDVYLDGQAHTFYDTKFAAAKETVFKFPKNKGQQLFVKLVPPTPAEACLSELRLIMDGRPLALKPPRSVPGRVQATSVLEPADSYHPGLLFDGRPEYGWAEGASGPGAGQSLTLTLEEPIELVALELWNGYQRTEDHFRKNARASQLSLSVDGGAPIPLKVKDAQGAQLLELPRPVKGRTLVLKVDKAVAGKKYADLVLSELYLVDAQGPVTVRTPDVEERRKAFLAQLAGTSLEKLVDRSWHKRCPDESYVIRTLKPRSDHTFYLLDVVGETGGERHEYDLILEGSWAVKKADKPWSTLELIGKQRLVDTKLVGEPGDLSPEETESLGAGGGKLEVARVADLDEKAFQALIAEWTRGPHKLVVNCVGKPGHTYKELVAADAILVRGKPMTELLAR, encoded by the coding sequence ATGAAGATGTCTTGCGTCCTGATGCTGTTCGTCCTGGGGGGCAGCGCCCTCGCCGCGGAGCCGCCGCGGTTGCAGGCGTTGACGGCCACCTCGGGCACCGGCGTGGAGCTGCTGCTCGACGGGGACCCGGCCACGTTCTGGCGACCCGCGGGAGATCCTGGGGATGAGGGCGTGTTCCTGTGGCTGGACAAGCCGGCGGCCCTGGAGGGCATCGCGCTGCACCCCTGCCCCGGCTCGCCCGAGCTCCGGATCGATGTCTACCTGGATGGCCAGGCCCACACCTTCTATGACACGAAGTTCGCGGCGGCGAAGGAGACGGTGTTCAAGTTCCCGAAGAACAAGGGCCAGCAGCTCTTCGTAAAGCTGGTGCCGCCCACGCCGGCAGAGGCCTGCCTGAGCGAGCTCCGGCTCATCATGGACGGAAGGCCGCTGGCTCTGAAGCCGCCGCGCAGCGTCCCGGGACGAGTCCAGGCCACCTCCGTGCTGGAGCCCGCGGACTCCTACCACCCTGGCCTGCTCTTCGACGGACGGCCCGAGTACGGCTGGGCGGAGGGCGCCTCGGGCCCCGGAGCCGGGCAGTCACTCACGCTCACGCTGGAGGAGCCCATCGAGCTGGTGGCGCTCGAGCTGTGGAACGGCTACCAGCGCACGGAGGACCACTTCCGGAAGAACGCGCGGGCGAGCCAACTCTCCCTCTCCGTGGATGGCGGGGCGCCCATCCCGCTGAAGGTGAAGGACGCGCAGGGCGCGCAGCTGCTCGAGCTGCCCAGGCCCGTGAAGGGCCGCACACTGGTGCTGAAGGTGGACAAGGCCGTCGCGGGCAAGAAGTACGCGGATCTCGTCCTCAGCGAGCTGTACCTCGTGGACGCGCAGGGGCCGGTGACGGTGCGCACGCCCGACGTGGAGGAGCGGCGCAAGGCGTTCCTGGCGCAGCTTGCGGGCACCAGCCTCGAGAAGCTCGTGGACCGGAGCTGGCACAAGCGCTGCCCGGATGAGTCCTATGTCATCCGCACGCTCAAGCCCCGCAGCGACCACACCTTCTACCTCCTGGACGTCGTGGGCGAGACGGGAGGCGAGCGGCACGAGTACGACCTGATCCTCGAGGGCTCGTGGGCGGTGAAGAAGGCGGACAAGCCCTGGAGCACCCTCGAGCTGATCGGGAAGCAGCGGCTCGTGGACACGAAGCTGGTGGGAGAGCCCGGAGACCTGAGCCCGGAGGAGACGGAGTCCCTCGGTGCCGGGGGAGGCAAGCTGGAGGTGGCCCGGGTGGCGGACCTGGACGAGAAGGCGTTCCAGGCGCTCATCGCCGAGTGGACCCGGGGCCCACACAAGCTCGTGGTGAACTGCGTGGGCAAGCCGGGCCACACCTACAAGGAGCTCGTTGCCGCGGACGCCATCCTGGTCCGAGGCAAGCCCATGACCGAGCTGCTCGCGCGTTAA
- a CDS encoding FadR/GntR family transcriptional regulator yields the protein MEHKGLVSRVAEQLEQTIALEQWPKGRLPSERQMAQRYGVSRTTIRGALQGLAARGLIRQHPGRQSRTVPLGEALSLESLKLLLLEGRQDMDRRPLLEGYFALKREVTVVLLAACCEHASQQDVEQLLNASFALRDEARWQEKRSRWVEREFDLLRLAAQAADRPGHLLLLMSLEKAFRGLADALLPALQPEALQHWAQCVFNSLADRDALALRQQLPALLKAADEPLLDRLAPMRDAHAAPEPPPPAGEVPESGENASSWYACHTSSQQVEPTGRPPVHEEGDTLACATSSRNAPSAPPAPFPAGEWQEDSCGSESIAAPCAPRFSTGVVPGRPCPPPTLFLAWAPPSSVGVPAADGAGPPPSSLEASTAGERQPVPSERQAPLPGDTEEPA from the coding sequence ATGGAACACAAGGGGCTGGTGTCGAGAGTGGCGGAGCAGTTGGAGCAAACAATTGCCCTGGAGCAGTGGCCCAAGGGCAGGCTGCCTTCCGAGCGGCAGATGGCCCAGCGCTATGGAGTGTCGCGCACCACCATCCGAGGAGCCCTCCAGGGGCTGGCCGCCAGAGGACTCATCCGTCAACACCCCGGGCGACAGAGCCGCACGGTGCCACTCGGTGAAGCGCTGTCGCTGGAGAGCCTGAAGCTGCTGCTGCTCGAGGGCCGCCAAGACATGGACCGCCGGCCGCTGCTCGAGGGGTACTTCGCCCTCAAGCGGGAGGTGACGGTGGTGCTACTGGCCGCCTGCTGCGAGCACGCCAGCCAGCAAGACGTGGAGCAGCTGCTCAATGCCAGCTTCGCGTTGAGAGATGAGGCCCGCTGGCAGGAGAAGCGCAGCCGGTGGGTGGAGCGAGAGTTCGACCTGCTGCGGCTGGCGGCCCAAGCAGCGGACCGTCCAGGCCACCTGCTGCTTCTGATGTCGTTGGAGAAGGCCTTCCGAGGGCTGGCCGACGCGCTGCTCCCCGCGCTGCAACCCGAGGCCCTCCAGCACTGGGCCCAGTGCGTGTTCAACTCCCTGGCCGACCGTGACGCCCTGGCCCTGCGCCAACAGCTGCCGGCGCTGCTGAAGGCGGCCGATGAGCCGCTGCTCGACCGCCTTGCCCCGATGCGCGACGCACACGCCGCGCCCGAGCCCCCACCGCCTGCCGGGGAGGTGCCCGAGTCGGGCGAGAACGCCAGCAGCTGGTATGCTTGTCATACCAGTTCGCAACAAGTCGAGCCGACAGGGAGGCCCCCGGTCCACGAGGAGGGGGACACCCTCGCGTGTGCCACTTCGAGCCGGAACGCACCCTCGGCCCCACCCGCTCCGTTCCCCGCTGGCGAGTGGCAGGAGGATTCCTGCGGCTCCGAATCCATTGCGGCCCCTTGCGCCCCTCGCTTCTCCACTGGGGTTGTTCCTGGCAGGCCCTGTCCTCCGCCCACGCTGTTTCTCGCCTGGGCGCCTCCTTCCTCCGTGGGCGTACCGGCAGCAGACGGGGCAGGCCCACCTCCCTCGTCCCTGGAAGCTTCAACTGCCGGGGAAAGGCAGCCTGTCCCCAGCGAACGCCAGGCCCCTCTGCCCGGGGACACGGAGGAGCCTGCGTAG
- a CDS encoding sulfite exporter TauE/SafE family protein, whose protein sequence is MTRSIWVLAGAGFLAGAMNAVAGGGSFLTLPALLLAGLPSVAANASSTVALFPASLASTWAFRRDLVGIGTVSLRTLLPVSLAGGAAGAVLLLVTPSAVLDEILPWLLLVATLAFAFGHRAGLALRRLLRIEPVALLLAQGLLAVYGGYFGGAVGIRMMATWSLLSTVDVKAMNPPKTLLVAATNAAAVLCFISAGQVWWKETLVMLIAAVVGGYVGARQARHLEPRLLRGGVILLTATMTLAFFWRTS, encoded by the coding sequence ATGACTCGGTCGATATGGGTGCTGGCCGGAGCTGGATTCCTCGCGGGCGCGATGAATGCGGTCGCTGGCGGTGGCTCCTTCCTCACGCTTCCTGCCCTGCTCCTCGCCGGCCTGCCTTCGGTGGCGGCGAATGCATCCAGCACCGTCGCTCTCTTCCCCGCGAGCCTCGCCAGCACCTGGGCCTTTCGCCGCGACCTCGTCGGCATCGGCACGGTCTCGCTTCGGACCTTGTTGCCGGTGAGCCTGGCAGGGGGCGCCGCGGGCGCGGTGCTGCTGCTCGTCACGCCTTCGGCGGTGCTCGATGAGATCCTCCCGTGGTTGTTGCTCGTGGCGACGCTCGCCTTCGCCTTCGGGCACCGGGCAGGGCTGGCGCTGCGTCGCCTCCTGCGCATCGAGCCGGTGGCGCTTCTCCTCGCGCAGGGGCTGCTCGCGGTCTATGGCGGCTACTTCGGGGGCGCCGTCGGCATCAGGATGATGGCGACCTGGAGCCTGCTGAGCACCGTCGACGTCAAGGCGATGAACCCGCCCAAGACCCTGCTCGTCGCCGCGACCAATGCGGCTGCGGTGCTCTGCTTCATCTCCGCTGGCCAGGTCTGGTGGAAGGAGACCCTCGTCATGCTGATCGCCGCGGTGGTTGGCGGTTACGTGGGCGCGCGCCAGGCTCGCCACCTCGAGCCCCGGCTGCTCCGTGGCGGTGTCATCCTGCTCACCGCGACCATGACGCTGGCCTTCTTCTGGCGTACCTCTTGA
- a CDS encoding NHL repeat-containing protein, which produces MKRTLPVVVALVLCLGVVAVLVARSGSGEPPAARPDAQAPAAPAARLLSVGPRLTSNQTSEPLSVYGEGLEQGMRLALGPPVSRELPLKVVDARHGYARLPADVSLPPELPIASVTARLIAPAGKPAPEGEARLDVVNDAAFPDLFALALSPDGRTAFIASPPTDTVFALDVGSGQVTALATADGPSAIATYKDVAGQSWLAVAHRFSPELRLYALDAPGSAPRVLPAPVGAMGLVVDAKGEEAFVAEQVRDTVRALSLVDGKERWATAVDPNPRQLAALEGLLAVGSLQTGQVEVLRQSDGGLVSTLVPGPGVPIVGGGTERFSKQVMGGKATRGMVASERLGRLFVASLGPNVGPNAERMEVSANGGVAVLDPKRGTVVRHRGFGAGVTEGLALDEATGLLYAADIGLGLVRVVDARKLGESEEGARKALLQELPMPLPEKTPRARPDEDYGKEGRAGVELHSGPRCLALAPDGRTLYVLNRHTGTVAVVDVTQAKSGQARVVRQLPVTEMRTQAKRRLGQVLYYADMGRTAMSCDACHLEGHTGGVFFEKTKPMRIYRSTTVRGSRDTPPYFTPASTHSIAETIKTVGNRNRYQNPQLTDTEVEALTLYSALVPTLPNPFRGEDGAPPETLSLPDGRAGRPAEGRALFEGKGGCVACHPAPLYTLDQEPATRGKYLEVGTPIALPLRLDQQELVPGAAPPALIGSWDVWPMLTSAAAGYEVKGDRLVVGTRFPLRAVLESAGPQHGNAQALTPEERDDLLAFLLTL; this is translated from the coding sequence ATGAAACGCACCCTTCCCGTGGTGGTGGCGCTGGTGCTGTGCCTGGGCGTGGTGGCCGTGCTCGTCGCGCGCTCTGGCTCGGGTGAGCCGCCGGCGGCCCGCCCCGATGCGCAGGCTCCGGCCGCGCCCGCCGCGAGGCTGTTGTCGGTGGGGCCGCGGCTGACGAGCAATCAGACCTCGGAGCCGCTGTCGGTGTACGGCGAGGGGCTGGAGCAGGGCATGCGCCTGGCGCTGGGCCCTCCGGTGTCTCGCGAGCTGCCGCTGAAGGTGGTGGACGCGCGACACGGGTATGCGCGGCTGCCGGCGGATGTCTCGCTCCCGCCGGAGCTGCCGATCGCGAGCGTGACGGCGCGGCTGATCGCCCCCGCGGGGAAGCCGGCTCCAGAGGGGGAGGCTCGGCTGGATGTCGTGAACGACGCGGCGTTTCCGGATCTGTTCGCGCTGGCGCTGTCGCCGGATGGCCGGACGGCCTTCATCGCCTCGCCGCCGACGGACACGGTGTTCGCGCTGGACGTGGGCTCGGGGCAGGTGACGGCGCTGGCCACGGCGGATGGGCCGAGCGCTATCGCTACATATAAGGATGTAGCTGGGCAGTCCTGGCTCGCGGTGGCGCACCGGTTCAGCCCGGAGCTGCGCCTGTATGCGCTGGACGCTCCGGGGAGTGCGCCGCGCGTGCTGCCGGCGCCGGTGGGGGCCATGGGGCTGGTGGTGGATGCGAAGGGCGAGGAGGCGTTCGTCGCGGAGCAGGTGCGGGACACGGTGCGCGCGCTGTCCCTGGTGGATGGGAAGGAGCGGTGGGCGACGGCGGTGGATCCGAACCCGCGGCAGCTCGCGGCGCTCGAGGGGCTGCTCGCGGTGGGCAGCCTGCAGACGGGGCAGGTGGAGGTGCTGCGCCAGTCGGATGGGGGGCTCGTGTCGACGCTGGTGCCGGGGCCTGGGGTGCCCATCGTCGGAGGCGGGACGGAGCGCTTCTCGAAGCAAGTGATGGGAGGCAAGGCGACGCGCGGGATGGTGGCCAGCGAGCGGCTGGGGCGCCTCTTCGTCGCCAGCCTGGGGCCGAACGTGGGGCCCAACGCCGAGCGCATGGAGGTGAGCGCCAACGGCGGCGTGGCGGTGTTGGATCCGAAGCGCGGCACGGTGGTGCGTCACCGGGGCTTTGGCGCGGGAGTGACGGAGGGGCTGGCGCTGGACGAGGCCACGGGGCTGCTCTACGCGGCGGACATCGGGCTGGGGCTCGTGCGGGTGGTGGACGCGCGGAAGCTGGGGGAGAGCGAGGAGGGGGCGCGCAAGGCGCTGCTCCAGGAACTGCCCATGCCGCTGCCGGAGAAGACGCCCCGGGCGCGGCCGGACGAGGACTACGGCAAGGAGGGCCGGGCGGGGGTGGAGCTGCACTCGGGGCCGCGCTGCCTGGCGCTGGCGCCGGATGGGCGCACCCTCTACGTGCTCAACCGGCACACCGGGACGGTGGCGGTGGTGGACGTGACGCAGGCGAAGTCGGGCCAGGCGCGCGTGGTGCGCCAGCTCCCGGTGACGGAGATGCGCACGCAGGCCAAGCGCCGGCTGGGGCAGGTGCTCTACTACGCGGACATGGGGCGCACGGCGATGAGCTGCGATGCGTGCCACCTGGAGGGCCACACGGGCGGCGTCTTCTTCGAGAAGACGAAGCCGATGCGCATCTACCGCTCCACCACGGTGCGCGGCAGCCGGGATACGCCGCCGTACTTCACGCCGGCGAGCACGCACAGCATCGCGGAGACGATCAAGACGGTGGGCAACCGCAACCGCTACCAGAACCCGCAGCTCACGGACACGGAGGTGGAGGCGCTGACGCTCTACTCCGCGCTGGTGCCCACGCTGCCCAACCCCTTCAGGGGCGAGGACGGGGCGCCGCCGGAGACGCTCTCGCTGCCCGACGGGCGCGCGGGCCGGCCCGCGGAGGGGCGGGCGCTGTTCGAGGGCAAGGGCGGGTGCGTGGCCTGTCACCCGGCGCCGCTCTACACGCTGGATCAGGAGCCCGCCACGCGAGGCAAGTACCTGGAGGTGGGCACGCCCATCGCGCTGCCGCTGCGGCTGGATCAGCAGGAGCTGGTGCCGGGGGCGGCGCCGCCCGCGCTCATCGGCTCCTGGGACGTGTGGCCCATGCTCACGAGCGCTGCGGCGGGCTACGAGGTGAAGGGGGATCGGCTCGTCGTGGGCACGCGCTTCCCGCTGAGGGCGGTGCTCGAGAGCGCCGGGCCTCAGCACGGAAACGCCCAGGCCCTGACGCCCGAGGAGCGGGATGACCTGCTCGCGTTCCTCCTGACGCTGTAG
- a CDS encoding AgmX/PglI C-terminal domain-containing protein: protein MSAQPSVLQVVILRDGLLVGTEVFVPGTYAIGSDPSSDLRLDDASIDSRHALLYFQNGRSAIQDAGSNGGVYVNGHRVTACEIRSVDEVLCGPFVLKTRVLSQKPAEKPPPSPEVAALLGGASPPAAPPPQAAVHPLRPPPAATMPARPAPQPAPGPTPGELMASTVATGYAPQNAPRGPAPQAAVVPMPQPAAQRGPPAAASRGGPAVAHAPRPAPAVMPVQSAPAAPVPANTVPSARRRATQDVMPAADAGPAIQLADDLFGDLLPEPAQPQAEEPLFTDAAPQAPVARPAPRQAPAPAPAPAPIARAASHGSHAPSELPPDPPRPTHAPSLGPGKGKTQLYLELYWGGIRREARSFQGGKEPLKTTGEEKTAMPLWGFSLPEEGFTLAESLNGAYRLYVPPGSTVEKANSGGRYTPVQLTALEADGTRRFITLRDGSAARLSQGQMSLVAYAAPKPEKVWVNPLSGLPWLALACFFLFGGAFGAFVVLRPQSPESPDFQQKNLPPVALRLLAPEPKKKEEAKKKLEAIKEKAKTAEKKPEKAVEKPKVVEKTPPPKQKEVAPPPPPESKALKALAKLSAAGPATNDVLAAVDKLGSGPGSKNVKTSNYKLSGLIGKAPIANAGLGTFGLGGGGKGGGATLGAELLRGKGGGGIGALGAGGVGKGQVGGVVTRATSRSVAATQGSIDREAVAKVINSHLQEVYACYERALLKDTGLAGKVVLEWTIGGNGSVVAAKTKSSTLRNGTVEACILSSLKKWTFPAPKGGVVIISYPFIFNSVGY, encoded by the coding sequence GTGAGCGCTCAGCCCTCCGTCCTCCAGGTCGTCATCCTCCGCGACGGGCTGCTCGTCGGCACGGAGGTCTTCGTCCCTGGCACCTACGCCATCGGCTCGGATCCGTCCTCGGATCTGCGGCTGGATGACGCGTCCATCGATTCGCGCCACGCCCTGCTGTACTTCCAGAACGGGCGCTCGGCCATCCAGGACGCCGGCTCCAACGGCGGCGTCTACGTCAACGGCCACCGCGTCACCGCGTGCGAGATCCGCTCCGTGGACGAGGTGCTCTGCGGCCCCTTCGTGCTGAAGACGCGCGTGCTCTCGCAGAAGCCCGCCGAGAAGCCGCCCCCGTCCCCCGAGGTGGCCGCCCTGCTCGGTGGCGCCTCGCCGCCCGCCGCGCCGCCGCCCCAGGCCGCCGTCCATCCGCTCCGGCCTCCTCCGGCGGCGACGATGCCCGCGCGCCCTGCTCCGCAGCCGGCCCCGGGCCCGACGCCCGGCGAGCTGATGGCCTCCACGGTCGCCACCGGCTACGCGCCCCAGAACGCCCCCCGAGGCCCGGCGCCGCAGGCCGCCGTCGTCCCCATGCCGCAGCCCGCCGCGCAGCGAGGCCCTCCGGCCGCCGCCTCGCGCGGAGGCCCCGCCGTGGCCCACGCCCCACGCCCCGCGCCCGCGGTGATGCCCGTGCAGTCCGCGCCGGCCGCGCCCGTGCCCGCCAACACGGTGCCCTCCGCGCGCCGCCGCGCCACCCAGGACGTGATGCCGGCGGCGGACGCAGGCCCCGCCATCCAGCTGGCGGATGATCTCTTCGGAGACCTGCTGCCCGAGCCGGCGCAGCCGCAGGCGGAGGAGCCCCTCTTCACCGACGCCGCGCCGCAGGCTCCGGTGGCTCGACCCGCGCCGCGCCAGGCGCCGGCCCCGGCCCCTGCACCGGCACCCATCGCCCGAGCGGCCTCGCACGGCTCACACGCCCCCAGCGAGCTGCCGCCGGATCCGCCCCGCCCCACGCACGCCCCCAGCCTGGGGCCCGGCAAGGGCAAGACGCAGCTCTACCTGGAGCTGTACTGGGGCGGAATCCGCCGCGAGGCCCGCAGCTTCCAGGGCGGCAAGGAGCCCCTGAAGACCACCGGCGAAGAGAAGACCGCCATGCCGCTGTGGGGCTTCTCGCTGCCCGAGGAGGGCTTCACGCTCGCCGAGTCCCTCAACGGCGCCTACCGCCTCTACGTGCCCCCCGGCTCCACGGTGGAGAAGGCCAACTCCGGCGGCCGCTACACGCCGGTGCAGCTCACCGCGCTCGAGGCCGACGGCACGCGCCGCTTCATCACCCTGCGTGACGGCAGCGCCGCCCGCCTGAGCCAGGGACAGATGTCGCTGGTGGCCTACGCGGCGCCCAAGCCCGAGAAGGTGTGGGTCAACCCGCTCTCGGGCCTGCCGTGGCTGGCGCTGGCGTGCTTCTTCCTCTTCGGTGGTGCCTTCGGCGCCTTCGTCGTGCTCAGGCCGCAGTCGCCCGAGTCCCCGGACTTCCAGCAGAAGAACCTCCCGCCCGTCGCCCTGCGCCTGCTGGCGCCGGAGCCGAAGAAGAAGGAGGAGGCCAAGAAGAAGCTGGAGGCCATCAAGGAGAAGGCCAAGACGGCCGAGAAGAAGCCGGAGAAGGCCGTCGAGAAGCCCAAGGTGGTGGAGAAGACGCCGCCTCCCAAGCAGAAGGAGGTGGCCCCGCCGCCTCCGCCCGAGTCCAAGGCCCTCAAGGCGCTGGCCAAGCTGTCGGCCGCCGGCCCGGCCACCAATGACGTGCTGGCCGCGGTGGACAAGCTGGGCAGCGGCCCGGGCAGCAAGAACGTGAAGACATCCAACTACAAGCTGTCGGGCCTCATCGGCAAGGCGCCCATCGCCAACGCGGGCCTGGGCACCTTCGGCCTGGGCGGCGGCGGCAAGGGCGGCGGCGCCACGCTCGGCGCGGAGCTGCTGCGCGGCAAGGGCGGCGGCGGCATCGGAGCGCTCGGCGCGGGCGGCGTGGGCAAGGGCCAGGTGGGCGGCGTGGTGACGCGCGCCACCTCGCGCAGCGTCGCCGCGACGCAGGGCAGCATCGACCGCGAGGCCGTGGCCAAGGTCATCAACAGCCACCTGCAGGAGGTGTACGCCTGCTACGAGCGCGCCCTGCTCAAGGACACGGGCCTGGCCGGCAAGGTGGTGCTCGAGTGGACGATCGGCGGCAACGGGAGCGTGGTGGCAGCCAAGACCAAGTCCTCCACCCTGCGCAACGGCACCGTCGAGGCCTGTATCCTCAGCAGCCTGAAGAAGTGGACCTTCCCCGCTCCCAAGGGCGGCGTCGTCATCATCAGCTACCCGTTCATCTTCAACTCGGTCGGCTACTGA
- a CDS encoding outer membrane beta-barrel domain-containing protein: MRYALLLLLSLAPGLALAQAEALENPGTTSAVQDRLYQLNHELMLGLGVLPADAFYKGYYAGLSYTYHFSDHFAWQVGRGGYSYNVKTSLRRQLERDFGVAPTDTSFEDEVQWFVGSDVMWSPFYGKTSILNQKVLHFEAFLLGGATVFKLNREGGFRPGANVGLGLRVFKSNHISFRLDVTNNVVFAGASRIINIPSIQLATALNFGATE; encoded by the coding sequence GTGCGATACGCCCTGCTTCTCCTTCTGTCCCTGGCTCCCGGCCTCGCGCTCGCGCAGGCCGAGGCGCTCGAGAACCCTGGCACCACCTCGGCCGTGCAGGATCGGCTGTACCAGCTCAACCACGAGCTGATGCTCGGCCTCGGCGTGCTGCCGGCCGACGCCTTCTACAAGGGCTACTACGCCGGGCTCAGCTACACCTACCACTTCAGCGATCACTTCGCGTGGCAGGTGGGCCGGGGCGGCTACAGCTACAACGTGAAGACGAGCCTGCGCCGCCAGCTCGAGCGCGACTTCGGCGTGGCCCCCACCGACACCTCCTTCGAGGACGAGGTGCAGTGGTTCGTGGGCTCGGACGTGATGTGGAGCCCCTTCTACGGCAAGACGTCCATCCTCAACCAGAAGGTGCTGCACTTCGAGGCCTTCCTGCTGGGTGGCGCCACCGTCTTCAAGCTCAACCGGGAGGGCGGCTTCCGCCCCGGCGCCAACGTGGGCCTGGGCCTGCGCGTCTTCAAGAGCAACCACATCTCCTTCCGGCTGGACGTGACGAACAACGTCGTCTTCGCCGGCGCCTCCCGCATCATCAACATCCCCTCGATCCAGCTCGCGACCGCACTCAACTTCGGCGCCACGGAATGA